GGCGAGCTCGAGGAACTGCACGAGCGATGGCACCAACCCGCCCCGCTCATACGCGTAGATCGTCTGGCGCGACGCGGGGCACCGCGGCGCGGCAGCGGCGATCTCGGCCGATCGGTATCCGGCGGCGCGGCGAACCTCCCGCAGCAGGGCGCCGATCACCGCGCGGTCGTCGTTGCTGATCGGCGGATGTTTCTTCCGGGCCACGAGCTGCACTGTAACGGCTTCCGACCTGGGACCCGGGTCCGATGCCACGACCGGCGATGGGCCTTCTGGGCCGAAGGACCGATGCCCGGGGGAGGCTACCCGGCGTAGGGTGGACCCCTCGGGGCGTGTCACCGAGGGGGACCGAGTCCACGCGAGCGTGAGGAGCTGCCCGTTGTCGAACAAGGAACCGGCCGACGCCACGACCCTGCTGGAAGGGTCGATGCTCCTGCAGAAGGGTCGCGCCGACGTCTTCCGTCAGCGCGAGCGCACGAAACTCAAGCGGGTCGTGCGGGCGATCGTCATCGTCTTCCTCGTCGACTGGTACCTGTTCCGCCGCTACTCGAGCGGCAATCCGCTCACGCTGCCGTCGCTGCCCGACGGATGGGTCTTCCTGCTGTTCCCGCTGCTGATCCTGATCCCCGTGATGATCATGGTGGCCCTGCCCCTGATCAACGGGAAGTCGCCGCACATCACGGTCTATCCCGAGCAGGTGGAATCGGCCCTCACGGACATCAAGGGGCTCGACACCCAGGTCGACGAGGTCGTGCGGTCGCTCGACGTCTTCCTCGGCTACGCCACGTTCAGGGACGAGCTCGGTGGCACGCCCCGGCGGGGCATCCTGTTCGAGGGCCCGCCGGGCACCGGCAAGACCTACCTGGCCAAGGCGATGGCCAAGCAGGCGGGGGTGCCGTTCCTGTTCATCTCGGCGCCGGCGTTCCAGTCGATGTGGCAGGGCATGACCGCCTACCGCATCCGTTCGTTCTTCAAGGCCCTCCGTAAGGCCGCGCGCAAGGAAGGGGGTGCGATCGGGTTCATCGAGGAGATCGACGCGATCGGCATGGCGCGGGGCGGCGTGAGCAAGGCGGCACCCGAGGGTGGCATGGCTCGAACCGCCGAGGCGTTCATGGGTTCGGGCGACGGCGGCTCGATGGTGAACGAGCTCCTGATCCAGCTGCAGTCGTTCGACCAGCCGCCGCTGCGCAAGCGGATGCGGGCCCGCATGATCGGATGGATCAACGCGTACCTGCCGAGCGACCGGCAGCTCACCCCGATCAAGTCCGAGTACCACAACATCCTGCTGATCGCGGCGACCAACCGCGGCGACGCCCTCGACCCGGCGCTCGTGCGTCCCGGTCGGTTCGACCGCCGGCTCTACTTCGACGTGCCAACGAAGCAGGGCCGGCTCGACCTGATCGATTACTTCCTCGATCGCAAGCGTCATCACGAACAGCTCGACGACCGCTCGATGCGGGAACGCATCGCGTACGAGACGTTCGGATACACGCCCGTGATGATCGAGCACCTCTTCGACGAAGGCCTGCTCGTGGCCCTGCGCGAGGGTCGGCGCGACATGAACTTCGACGACGTGCTCGAGGCGAAGTTCAACGAGGAGATCGGCTTGAAGCAGCCGGTCGTCTACACCGAGCAGGACCGCGAGGCCGTGGCCACCCACGAGGCGGGTCACGCCACGGTCGCTTACTTCGTGGGACAGAACCGGCGCCTCGAGGTGCTGTCGATCATCAAGCGCCGGGCGTCGCTCGGCCTGCTCGCCCACGGCGACTCCGAGGAGCGCTTCACCCGCACGCGCACCGAGATCGAGGCCGGCATCGCGATCGCCCTCGGGGGTCTCGTGGCCGAAGAGCTCTGCATCGGCGACACGGGCACCGGCCCCGCGGCCGACCTCGCGCACGCCACCACGCTCGCGGCCAACATGGTTGGGTCGTTCGGCATGGCGGGCTCGCTGATCTCGTTCGATGCGATCACCGACGGGCCGATCGGTGGCCCGAACCTGGTGGGCAAGGTGCTCGCCGACAAGGAAGGCCGCCAGAGGGTCGAGGACATCCTCGAGCAGCAGCGCCAGCGCGTGCGCGAGGTGCTGGAGCTGAACGCCGACGTGCACGCCGCCCTGCGCGACGCCCTGATCGCCCGCGACGAACTCGTGCGCGACGAGATCCTCCAGGTGATCGAGAAGGCGCTCGCAGCGCGTCCCTGACCGTCGCCGTCGACCGGGCAACCACGGGCGGGTGGCTACACTCACCGCATGACGACGTCGGTGATCGTGGCGGGTGCGCGAACGCCCATCGGACGGTTCAATGGCTCCCTCGCCGGGTTCCGCGCGGTCGACCTCGGCGCGATCGCGATCCGCGAAGCGCTCGGCCGTGCCGGGGTGGCGCCTGATGCGATCGAGTACACGATCATGGGCCACGTGCTGCAGGCGGGGCAGGGACAGATCACCGCACGGCAAGCGGCGGTGGCGGCGGGCATCCCGATCGAGACGCCCGCCATCACGATCAACAAGGTCTGCCTGTCGGGCACGTCGGCGGTCGCGATGGCCGACCAGATGATCCGTGCCGGGGAGCTGGAGGTCGTCGTCGCCGGCGGCATGGAATCGATGACGAACGCCCCGTTCGTGCTGCCGAAGGCTCGCGCCGGCGCGCGGCTGGGGCACTCTCCGATGCTCGACACGATGATCCACGACGGCCTGTGGTGCGCGTTCGACGACCGGCACATGGGGGAGGGTACCGACGCGATCAACGGCGAGCTCGGGCTCACCCGAGAGGAACAGGACGCGTGGGCGGCGCGTTCACACGCCCGGGCCCACGACGCCTGGGAAGCGGGCCGGCTTGCCGAGGAGGTCGTCGCCGTCGATGCGCCGCGGCGCAGGGGCGACCAACTCCGGATCGAGCGTGACGAGGGCATCCGAGCCGACACGACGGTCGAGGGGTTGGCCGGCCTGCGCCCGGCGTTCTCCGACGACGGCACGGTGACGGCCGGCAACGCGTCGCAGATCTCCGACGGCGCGGCGGCGCTCGTCGTGATGAGCCAAGCTCGGGCGGAGCAGCTCGGACTGCAGCCGATCGCGGAGATCGTCGCCTTCGGCATGTCGGC
Above is a window of Actinomycetota bacterium DNA encoding:
- a CDS encoding acetyl-CoA C-acetyltransferase, yielding MTTSVIVAGARTPIGRFNGSLAGFRAVDLGAIAIREALGRAGVAPDAIEYTIMGHVLQAGQGQITARQAAVAAGIPIETPAITINKVCLSGTSAVAMADQMIRAGELEVVVAGGMESMTNAPFVLPKARAGARLGHSPMLDTMIHDGLWCAFDDRHMGEGTDAINGELGLTREEQDAWAARSHARAHDAWEAGRLAEEVVAVDAPRRRGDQLRIERDEGIRADTTVEGLAGLRPAFSDDGTVTAGNASQISDGAAALVVMSQARAEQLGLQPIAEIVAFGMSADRYASLQTVPALALERAMKKAGVVASDLGVVEVNEAFAAVAVHASRMLDVEQSIVNVNGGAVALGHPIGASGARLVLTAAMEMRRRGTDLGAVAICGGGGQGDALVLRRR
- a CDS encoding helix-turn-helix domain-containing protein, which translates into the protein MARKKHPPISNDDRAVIGALLREVRRAAGYRSAEIAAAAPRCPASRQTIYAYERGGLVPSLVQFLELAEFYVLGPAPVTSGGRKPEADLRALGVAAVTRVLTLPAYHVSEAHDLIARMQPPLGRHDGHRS
- a CDS encoding AAA family ATPase, whose translation is MSNKEPADATTLLEGSMLLQKGRADVFRQRERTKLKRVVRAIVIVFLVDWYLFRRYSSGNPLTLPSLPDGWVFLLFPLLILIPVMIMVALPLINGKSPHITVYPEQVESALTDIKGLDTQVDEVVRSLDVFLGYATFRDELGGTPRRGILFEGPPGTGKTYLAKAMAKQAGVPFLFISAPAFQSMWQGMTAYRIRSFFKALRKAARKEGGAIGFIEEIDAIGMARGGVSKAAPEGGMARTAEAFMGSGDGGSMVNELLIQLQSFDQPPLRKRMRARMIGWINAYLPSDRQLTPIKSEYHNILLIAATNRGDALDPALVRPGRFDRRLYFDVPTKQGRLDLIDYFLDRKRHHEQLDDRSMRERIAYETFGYTPVMIEHLFDEGLLVALREGRRDMNFDDVLEAKFNEEIGLKQPVVYTEQDREAVATHEAGHATVAYFVGQNRRLEVLSIIKRRASLGLLAHGDSEERFTRTRTEIEAGIAIALGGLVAEELCIGDTGTGPAADLAHATTLAANMVGSFGMAGSLISFDAITDGPIGGPNLVGKVLADKEGRQRVEDILEQQRQRVREVLELNADVHAALRDALIARDELVRDEILQVIEKALAARP